A single window of Pseudomonas lijiangensis DNA harbors:
- a CDS encoding iron-containing alcohol dehydrogenase has product MSATYHFQTVKHVVHGPGSLDLLAEKLPLLDVPVKTVVLVTQNAMHNLGVTQRVIEQLQARDIAVHMLDNVEIEPTLENIERVFREDVAPHAPDALIAIGGGSVLDAAKLFAVMLTNDTPLKDLLGIDKVTHPGKPMVLVPTTSGTGSEVTPNAIVTLPDEELKIGVVSRHLLPTLVLLDPLLTLSLPRPITAATGMDAFTHSLESFISTKANPISDAFALESMRLIAGSIVESYEQPESVRARGDMLLGSMYGGLALTAAGTAAVHALAYPLGGKFHVTHGVANAMLLPHVMAFNLDSCAERLKRAALVCGLASHEDSNEAAAHKLIEQIRQWTLVLNIPQNLRDFGVAEEHLPDMAVAASKVTRLMTNNPKPLSLDDIQQLYRCLLP; this is encoded by the coding sequence ATGTCCGCCACTTATCACTTCCAGACCGTGAAGCATGTGGTTCACGGCCCCGGCAGCCTTGATCTGCTCGCTGAAAAGCTGCCGCTGCTCGATGTCCCGGTCAAAACCGTGGTGCTGGTCACTCAGAACGCCATGCACAATCTGGGCGTGACCCAGCGTGTCATCGAGCAACTTCAGGCCCGCGATATCGCCGTGCACATGCTCGATAACGTCGAGATCGAACCGACGCTGGAAAACATCGAGCGGGTGTTCCGGGAAGACGTTGCCCCTCACGCCCCCGATGCACTGATCGCCATTGGTGGTGGCAGCGTGCTGGACGCCGCCAAGCTGTTCGCAGTGATGCTGACCAACGACACACCACTCAAGGATCTGCTGGGCATCGACAAGGTCACGCACCCCGGCAAACCCATGGTGCTGGTGCCGACCACGTCGGGCACCGGCTCGGAAGTCACCCCCAACGCCATCGTCACCCTGCCGGATGAAGAACTGAAAATCGGCGTAGTCAGCCGTCATCTGCTGCCGACCCTGGTGCTGCTCGATCCGCTGCTGACCCTCAGCCTACCCCGCCCGATCACCGCAGCCACCGGAATGGATGCCTTCACCCATTCGCTGGAATCCTTCATTTCCACCAAGGCCAACCCCATCAGCGATGCCTTTGCGCTGGAGTCCATGCGCCTGATCGCGGGCAGTATTGTCGAGTCCTATGAGCAACCGGAATCGGTGCGGGCACGGGGTGACATGCTGCTGGGTTCGATGTACGGCGGTCTGGCCCTGACGGCGGCCGGAACCGCAGCAGTGCATGCATTGGCTTACCCGCTGGGCGGCAAGTTTCATGTCACCCATGGCGTGGCCAACGCCATGCTGCTGCCCCATGTCATGGCCTTCAATCTGGACAGCTGCGCCGAACGCCTCAAGCGCGCCGCGCTGGTGTGCGGCCTTGCCAGTCATGAGGACAGCAACGAAGCAGCCGCCCATAAACTGATCGAGCAGATTCGCCAGTGGACCCTGGTGCTGAACATTCCTCAGAACCTGCGTGATTTCGGCGTTGCCGAAGAGCATCTGCCGGACATGGCGGTGGCAGCGTCCAAAGTGACCCGCCTGATGACCAACAACCCCAAGCCCTTGAGCCTGGACGACATCCAGCAGTTGTACCGGTGCCTGCTGCCATGA
- a CDS encoding four-carbon acid sugar kinase family protein, which translates to MSRADFPGLLILADDLSGAADCAADFAARIETRVVLTTAGSLAADVVAIDVDSRRMAPQQAAEQHRVILRQQHATSMALYKKIDSTLRGNVASEIDALQSVRGMALVAPAFPDMKRTTSQGVQLIDGVPVDQSDVWRNENLQGTSNLLELLLKQGLRTQWLGLDDLRDGATLKQTLRTALENGVQALVCDAERDSDLQKLAQASAQWHQQLFWVGSAGLARHLPQALGLPAARTVQVTPRSPVLTVVGSMSRHSQVQADTLAQYSPQYSLTIAPATLLDSHAQVERDALRQQLEDQLSAGHDVLVRLDQQHRDPAQAADLSNALARWLAPALPHAGSLIATGGETARAILVEAGIDHMTLLGELATGVVLSQARLGSRHLNVVTKAGGFGNPDTFLAAWRQLHEPAATGTTFKEEAPYV; encoded by the coding sequence ATGAGTCGCGCCGACTTTCCCGGCCTGCTGATACTCGCTGACGATCTGTCAGGGGCAGCCGACTGTGCAGCGGATTTTGCAGCGCGTATCGAGACTCGCGTAGTGCTGACCACTGCGGGCTCGCTGGCAGCGGACGTCGTCGCCATAGATGTTGACTCCCGTCGCATGGCACCCCAGCAGGCAGCCGAACAACACCGTGTCATCCTGCGCCAGCAACATGCCACATCCATGGCGTTGTACAAGAAAATCGACTCCACCCTGCGCGGCAATGTCGCCAGCGAAATCGACGCGTTGCAATCGGTACGCGGTATGGCCCTGGTGGCTCCGGCTTTCCCGGACATGAAGCGCACTACCAGCCAGGGCGTGCAATTGATCGATGGCGTACCGGTGGATCAGAGCGATGTGTGGCGCAACGAGAACCTGCAAGGCACCAGCAATCTGCTGGAGCTGCTGCTCAAGCAGGGTTTGCGTACGCAATGGCTGGGGCTGGACGATCTGCGCGATGGCGCGACTCTGAAACAGACCTTGCGCACGGCCCTGGAAAACGGCGTACAGGCACTGGTCTGCGATGCCGAGCGGGACAGCGATCTGCAGAAACTGGCCCAGGCTTCGGCCCAGTGGCATCAGCAATTGTTCTGGGTCGGTTCGGCAGGTCTTGCCCGGCATCTGCCTCAGGCATTGGGGCTGCCAGCCGCCCGAACCGTCCAGGTAACGCCCCGCTCTCCCGTACTGACCGTGGTCGGCAGCATGTCCCGGCACTCGCAGGTACAGGCCGACACCCTGGCGCAATACAGCCCGCAATACAGCCTGACGATTGCTCCAGCCACCTTGCTGGACAGCCATGCACAGGTCGAACGCGATGCACTGCGCCAGCAACTGGAAGACCAGTTGAGCGCAGGGCATGACGTGCTGGTGCGACTGGATCAGCAACATCGCGACCCGGCACAAGCGGCCGACCTGAGCAACGCACTGGCCCGATGGCTGGCACCGGCCCTGCCCCATGCCGGTTCGCTGATCGCCACCGGCGGCGAAACTGCACGGGCGATTCTGGTGGAGGCCGGGATCGATCACATGACCCTGCTGGGCGAACTCGCCACCGGCGTGGTGCTGTCCCAGGCCCGACTCGGCTCCCGCCACCTCAATGTGGTGACCAAGGCTGGCGGCTTTGGTAACCCCGACACCTTTCTCGCGGCCTGGCGACAGCTGCATGAACCGGCTGCGACCGGCACTACTTTCAAAGAGGAAGCTCCCTATGTCTGA
- the pdxA gene encoding 4-hydroxythreonine-4-phosphate dehydrogenase PdxA, whose translation MSERPVIGITMGDAAGVGPEIIMKTLTHASVYETCRPLVIGDAKRLEDANRIVGSNLRVNSIASPAQARFAQGVVDCIDLGLIPADLPYGKLSPIAGDAAFRYIERTVQLTEAGELDAICTAPLNKEALHAGGHIFPGHTEMLAHLLGVEEVSMMLMTPILRVIHVTTHIGIIDAIARIEPGLVKRTIERARETLVRAGIENPLIAVCGINPHAGENGLFGYGEEATKIQPAIDELRARGWRVEGPLPADTLFFRAGRGDFDAVVAMYHDQGHGPVKVMGLEAGVNVTIGLPVIRTSVDHGTAFDIAGKGIADERSLIEALRQAVELATRKRDTRNSIAV comes from the coding sequence ATGTCTGAACGTCCTGTCATTGGTATCACCATGGGCGACGCCGCCGGGGTGGGTCCTGAAATCATCATGAAAACCCTGACCCACGCTTCGGTGTACGAAACCTGCCGTCCGCTGGTGATCGGCGACGCCAAGCGCCTTGAAGACGCCAACCGCATCGTCGGCAGCAACCTGCGCGTCAACAGCATTGCCAGCCCGGCACAGGCGCGCTTCGCCCAGGGCGTGGTGGACTGCATCGATCTGGGCCTGATCCCTGCCGACCTGCCTTATGGCAAGTTGTCGCCCATTGCCGGTGACGCTGCCTTTCGCTACATCGAACGCACCGTGCAACTCACCGAAGCCGGTGAACTGGATGCGATCTGCACCGCGCCACTGAACAAGGAAGCGCTGCACGCAGGCGGGCATATCTTCCCGGGCCACACTGAAATGCTCGCTCATCTGCTGGGTGTGGAAGAAGTGTCGATGATGCTGATGACGCCGATTCTGCGGGTCATCCATGTCACCACCCACATCGGCATCATCGATGCCATTGCCCGGATCGAGCCGGGCCTGGTCAAGCGCACCATCGAGCGTGCCCGGGAAACCCTGGTGCGTGCCGGTATCGAAAACCCGCTGATTGCGGTGTGCGGCATCAACCCCCATGCCGGTGAAAACGGTCTGTTCGGCTATGGCGAAGAAGCCACCAAGATCCAGCCCGCCATCGACGAATTGCGCGCACGCGGCTGGCGTGTCGAAGGCCCGCTGCCGGCCGACACGCTGTTCTTCCGGGCCGGTCGTGGCGACTTCGATGCCGTGGTCGCCATGTACCACGATCAGGGCCATGGCCCGGTCAAGGTCATGGGCCTGGAAGCCGGAGTCAACGTCACCATCGGCCTGCCGGTGATTCGGACCTCGGTGGATCACGGCACCGCTTTCGATATTGCCGGCAAAGGCATCGCCGATGAGCGCAGCCTGATCGAAGCCCTGCGCCAGGCCGTGGAACTGGCTACCCGTAAACGCGACACCCGCAATTCCATCGCCGTCTGA
- a CDS encoding sodium:solute symporter family protein, whose protein sequence is MDTFNAQDTTIIVGMVIVYIAITTWMSMRMRSKTSEQYMVAARTMPAIIVGILMMSEFIGAKSTVGTAQAAFESGFAASWSVIAAAIGFPLFGLLMARKLYSSGEFTISGFIAKKYGTSTKLAVSIIMIYALLLVNVGNYVSGAAAIATVLKINLTTAAFITAIISTLYYVFGGLKSVAYMSILHTAVKYIGVMIVLGVALKMTGGFTPVIQNMPEHYFTWDGTIGGSKIMAWIIGTVGAIFSTQFIIQAISSTQSPNAARRSTFYASLLCIPIALALGFIGVASKYLHPDMSSLYALPVFLQSMSPVVAGVVTISLVASIFVSVSTVALAIASLVVRDFYVPWRKPSVDQEFKTTRLIALVIGFVPLFFVFFVPEILNLSFFTRALRLSIAVVAMVAIYLPFFGSGRGATLGLIASSITTSIWYLLNNPYGIDNMYIALVTPAIVIAIEHMLPKSAQTKRQDAEVPNANH, encoded by the coding sequence ATGGATACCTTCAACGCACAAGACACCACGATCATCGTCGGCATGGTGATCGTCTACATCGCAATCACCACCTGGATGAGCATGCGCATGCGCAGCAAGACCAGCGAGCAATACATGGTCGCTGCCAGGACCATGCCCGCCATCATCGTCGGCATCCTGATGATGTCCGAATTCATCGGTGCCAAATCCACAGTCGGTACTGCACAGGCAGCCTTTGAAAGTGGCTTCGCCGCTTCCTGGTCGGTAATTGCCGCCGCCATCGGCTTCCCGCTGTTCGGCCTGTTGATGGCCCGCAAACTGTACAGCTCCGGGGAGTTCACCATCTCCGGCTTCATTGCCAAGAAATACGGCACATCCACCAAGCTCGCGGTGTCGATCATCATGATCTACGCCTTGCTGCTGGTGAACGTCGGCAACTATGTCAGCGGTGCGGCGGCCATTGCCACGGTGCTCAAGATCAACCTGACCACTGCCGCGTTCATCACCGCGATCATCAGCACGCTCTACTACGTGTTCGGTGGCCTGAAGAGCGTGGCGTACATGAGCATCCTGCACACCGCGGTGAAATACATCGGGGTCATGATCGTACTGGGCGTGGCCCTGAAGATGACCGGCGGCTTCACGCCGGTGATCCAGAACATGCCGGAACACTACTTCACCTGGGACGGCACCATCGGCGGTTCGAAAATCATGGCGTGGATCATCGGCACTGTCGGCGCGATCTTCTCGACCCAGTTCATCATCCAGGCGATTTCTTCAACCCAGAGCCCGAATGCGGCACGCCGTTCGACTTTCTATGCATCGCTGCTGTGTATCCCGATTGCTCTGGCCCTGGGCTTTATCGGTGTCGCCTCCAAATACCTGCACCCCGACATGAGCAGCCTCTATGCCCTGCCGGTGTTCCTGCAATCCATGAGCCCCGTGGTAGCGGGTGTGGTCACCATTTCTCTGGTCGCTTCGATCTTCGTCAGCGTCAGCACCGTGGCACTGGCCATCGCTTCGCTGGTGGTGCGCGACTTCTACGTGCCGTGGCGTAAACCGTCGGTGGATCAGGAATTCAAGACCACACGCCTGATCGCCCTGGTGATCGGCTTCGTACCGCTGTTCTTCGTGTTCTTCGTACCGGAAATCCTGAACCTGTCGTTCTTCACCCGCGCCCTGCGCCTGTCGATTGCCGTGGTCGCGATGGTTGCCATCTACCTGCCGTTCTTCGGTTCGGGCCGAGGCGCGACACTGGGACTGATCGCATCCTCCATCACCACCAGCATCTGGTATCTGTTGAACAACCCTTATGGCATCGACAACATGTACATCGCGCTGGTGACACCGGCCATCGTGATTGCCATCGAGCATATGCTGCCCAAATCCGCCCAGACCAAACGCCAAGACGCCGAGGTTCCCAATGCCAACCACTGA
- a CDS encoding sialidase family protein produces MPTTDIRQDAFLPTPYAQNHAANLHELADGTLLCTWFAGTQEGMADIFVLLSRRDPQTGVWSEPQKLSEDPTRSEQNPILFQAPDGPLWLIWTAQVSGNQETAIIRRRLSHDQGKTWGAIETLFDEAGTFVRQPPAVLDNGDWVLPVWYCITGPGEKWVGNHDVSAVMISSDQGVTWSRHDVPDSTGCVHMNVHQLPDGKLLGLFRSRWADFIYSTRSNDRGRTWSVPAPTELPNNNSSIQFVRLATDELALVYNPVSAEGHSQRRASLYDEIEDEGDDRVTPGARSDGKAAIWGIPRAPMSLAVSRDGGHSWPTRLDIELGDGFCLTNNSQEKLNREFSYPSIIQAADGSLHVAFTYFRQKIKHVHLPLNAIR; encoded by the coding sequence ATGCCAACCACTGACATTCGCCAGGACGCCTTCCTGCCAACGCCCTACGCCCAGAACCATGCCGCCAACCTGCATGAACTGGCCGACGGTACGCTGCTGTGCACCTGGTTTGCCGGCACTCAGGAAGGCATGGCCGACATCTTCGTCCTGCTGTCACGCCGCGACCCGCAGACCGGCGTGTGGAGCGAACCGCAAAAGCTGTCCGAAGACCCGACCCGCTCCGAGCAGAACCCGATCCTGTTCCAGGCGCCAGACGGGCCACTGTGGCTGATCTGGACAGCACAGGTTTCCGGCAATCAGGAGACGGCGATCATCCGCCGTCGCCTGTCCCACGACCAGGGCAAGACCTGGGGAGCCATCGAAACCCTGTTCGACGAAGCCGGTACTTTCGTTCGCCAGCCACCTGCCGTGCTGGACAATGGCGACTGGGTCCTGCCGGTCTGGTACTGCATCACGGGGCCGGGTGAAAAGTGGGTCGGCAACCATGACGTCAGCGCCGTGATGATTTCCAGCGATCAGGGCGTCACCTGGTCGCGCCATGACGTGCCGGACAGCACCGGCTGCGTACACATGAATGTCCATCAGTTGCCGGACGGCAAGCTGCTCGGGCTGTTTCGCAGCCGCTGGGCGGACTTCATCTACAGCACCCGCTCCAATGACCGTGGCCGCACCTGGAGCGTGCCGGCTCCGACCGAACTGCCCAACAACAACTCTTCGATCCAGTTCGTTCGGCTGGCCACCGATGAGCTGGCGCTGGTCTACAACCCGGTCAGCGCCGAAGGCCACAGCCAGCGCCGTGCTTCGCTGTACGACGAGATCGAGGACGAAGGCGACGACCGTGTCACGCCGGGTGCCCGCAGCGATGGCAAGGCCGCCATCTGGGGCATTCCCCGTGCGCCGATGAGCCTGGCCGTCTCCCGCGATGGCGGCCATAGCTGGCCTACACGCCTGGATATCGAACTGGGCGACGGCTTCTGCCTGACCAACAACTCGCAGGAAAAACTCAACCGCGAGTTCTCCTACCCCAGCATCATCCAGGCCGCCGATGGTAGCCTGCATGTCGCGTTCACTTACTTCCGGCAGAAGATCAAACACGTGCATCTGCCGCTCAATGCCATTCGCTGA
- a CDS encoding SDR family NAD(P)-dependent oxidoreductase — protein MPSIESVLVTGASSGIGQAIVVRLLEQGLHVTGLSRRAPDLQHPNFTWIECDLNDFSALDRALEQTVKIDALVHAAGFMRTAPLGQLDDADGQAMWHLHVAAASHMVNALYPRLKSGARLVMIGSRTMQGAAGRSQYAATKAALQGMVRSWAIELAPRGITVNLIAPGATETPMLLDPARSATPPNKPLLGRFVQPHEIAGLAAFLLGPDAGAITGQSLVVCGGASL, from the coding sequence ATGCCTTCAATCGAATCCGTACTTGTGACCGGTGCCAGCTCCGGCATCGGTCAGGCCATTGTCGTGCGCCTGCTTGAGCAAGGCCTGCATGTCACCGGCCTCAGCCGCCGCGCCCCCGACCTGCAACACCCGAACTTCACCTGGATCGAATGCGACCTCAATGATTTCAGCGCTCTGGATCGGGCACTGGAACAGACCGTGAAAATCGATGCCCTGGTACACGCCGCAGGCTTCATGCGCACCGCCCCACTGGGGCAACTCGACGATGCCGATGGCCAGGCCATGTGGCATCTGCATGTGGCCGCCGCCAGCCATATGGTCAACGCCCTCTACCCTCGCCTTAAATCCGGTGCCCGTCTGGTGATGATCGGCAGTCGCACCATGCAGGGCGCTGCCGGTCGCAGCCAGTACGCCGCGACCAAGGCCGCGCTGCAAGGCATGGTCCGTTCATGGGCCATCGAGCTGGCGCCACGTGGCATTACCGTCAACCTCATTGCCCCCGGCGCCACCGAAACCCCGATGCTGCTGGACCCGGCACGCAGCGCAACGCCCCCCAACAAACCGCTGCTGGGCCGCTTTGTGCAGCCCCACGAGATTGCCGGGCTGGCCGCGTTTCTGCTCGGCCCGGACGCCGGTGCAATCACCGGTCAAAGCCTGGTGGTATGCGGCGGTGCGTCGTTGTAA
- a CDS encoding DeoR/GlpR family DNA-binding transcription regulator: MKVANRRQSILELVLSGKSNVDELCAQLGVSEATVRRDLTALAEDGLIVRTYGGAAHIGQREPETTIEERSRQHSQEKMDIALAALAHINDHDTLFLEGGTSTSALAHVLNQRRGLHVITNNLTALGDLALIPEGRVTVLGGTLRPSSMSTYGVAAQAALEHLSADKLFVSADGVVADLGLCEASAEQAYLKENMLARAAQIFVLADSTKLGRARQQHWTPLRQPWTLITNPVDDESLLAPFKARKSIQVEIAYPQKA; the protein is encoded by the coding sequence ATGAAAGTCGCCAATCGTCGCCAATCGATACTCGAACTGGTTCTCTCCGGAAAATCCAACGTCGATGAACTGTGCGCCCAGCTCGGCGTTTCGGAAGCCACCGTGCGCCGCGACCTGACAGCCCTGGCCGAAGACGGCCTGATCGTGCGCACCTATGGCGGTGCAGCCCATATCGGCCAGCGCGAACCGGAAACTACGATTGAAGAACGCAGCCGTCAGCACAGCCAGGAGAAGATGGACATCGCCCTGGCGGCGCTGGCCCACATCAACGATCACGACACGTTGTTCCTGGAGGGCGGCACCAGCACCAGCGCGCTGGCCCACGTCCTCAATCAGCGACGCGGCCTGCACGTCATCACCAACAACCTGACGGCTCTGGGGGATCTGGCGCTGATTCCCGAAGGTCGGGTCACGGTGCTGGGCGGCACACTGCGCCCGTCCAGCATGTCGACCTACGGTGTGGCCGCCCAGGCTGCGCTGGAACACCTGAGCGCCGACAAACTGTTTGTCAGCGCCGATGGTGTGGTGGCGGATCTGGGATTGTGCGAAGCCAGCGCCGAGCAGGCCTATCTCAAGGAGAATATGCTGGCCCGTGCCGCACAGATCTTTGTATTGGCCGACTCCACCAAGCTGGGCCGCGCCCGCCAGCAGCACTGGACGCCGCTGCGCCAGCCGTGGACGCTGATCACCAACCCGGTGGACGATGAATCCCTGCTGGCGCCATTCAAGGCCCGCAAGTCGATTCAGGTGGAAATTGCGTACCCGCAAAAGGCCTGA
- the araD1 gene encoding AraD1 family protein translates to MRLIQFEVSHGQRRVGLVDGDRVREVPGVDSVRELALKAIEAGSSLAHQVDLLGLGTDHDYAQLLREVRVLPPLDHPDPAHMLVSGTGLTHLGSASARDKMHQQAGDEAAMTDTMRIFKWGLEGGKPQAGQAGVQPEWFYKGDGSIVVRPGAAFTLPPFAEDGGEEPELSGLYVIGHDRKPYRLGFAIGNEFSDHVMERRNYLYLAHSKLRACSFGPELRVGDLPQHLAGTSRIWRDGEVVWEKEFLSGEANMCHSLENLEYHHFKYSQFLRPGDVHIHFFGTATLSFADGIRTQRGDRFEISQPEFGQPLVNWLTASEPVFEPGGIGKL, encoded by the coding sequence ATGCGGCTGATACAGTTCGAGGTAAGTCATGGCCAGCGCCGGGTCGGTCTGGTGGACGGTGACCGGGTACGTGAAGTGCCGGGTGTCGACAGTGTTCGCGAGCTGGCCTTGAAGGCTATCGAAGCGGGTTCCAGTCTGGCGCATCAGGTGGATCTGCTGGGGCTTGGCACCGACCATGATTATGCGCAACTGCTGCGCGAGGTCCGGGTTTTGCCGCCGCTGGACCATCCCGATCCTGCACACATGCTGGTCAGCGGCACGGGCCTTACCCATCTGGGCAGCGCTTCGGCCCGGGACAAGATGCATCAGCAGGCCGGTGACGAAGCTGCGATGACCGACACCATGCGCATCTTCAAATGGGGTCTGGAAGGTGGCAAGCCCCAGGCCGGTCAGGCGGGTGTGCAGCCGGAATGGTTCTACAAGGGTGATGGCAGCATCGTGGTGCGTCCGGGAGCCGCCTTTACGCTGCCGCCGTTTGCCGAAGATGGTGGCGAGGAGCCGGAGTTGAGCGGCCTGTATGTGATCGGCCACGACCGCAAGCCTTATCGGCTGGGCTTTGCCATTGGCAACGAGTTTTCCGACCACGTGATGGAGCGGCGCAATTATCTGTACCTGGCTCACTCCAAACTGCGGGCCTGCTCATTCGGCCCGGAATTGCGGGTGGGTGATCTGCCCCAGCATCTTGCGGGCACCAGCCGTATCTGGCGCGATGGTGAGGTGGTGTGGGAGAAGGAATTCCTCAGTGGCGAGGCCAATATGTGTCACAGCCTGGAAAACCTTGAATACCACCACTTCAAGTACAGCCAGTTCCTGCGTCCGGGGGATGTGCATATCCACTTCTTCGGCACCGCGACCCTGTCTTTTGCCGACGGTATTCGCACTCAGCGAGGGGATCGTTTCGAGATCAGTCAGCCGGAGTTCGGGCAGCCGCTGGTCAACTGGTTGACGGCAAGCGAGCCGGTCTTCGAGCCCGGTGGTATCGGCAAACTCTGA
- a CDS encoding MFS transporter, whose protein sequence is MSQETGLIRRITLKLIPFLILLYLIAYVDRSAVGFAKLHMGADIGIGDAAYGLGAGLFFIGYFLFEIPSNLMLERFGARRWFARIMITWGAITIGMAFVQGPYSFYVMRFLLGVAEAGFFPGVLYYITQWFPVRHRGKILGFFILSQPIAMMITGPVSGGLLGMDGILGLHGWQWLFIVIGAPAILLTWPVLRWLPDGPQQVAWMSQAEKDWLTGELNNDLQTYGQTRHGNPLHALKDKRVLLLALFYLPVTLSIYGLGLWLPTLIKQFGGSDLTTGFVSSVPYIFGIIGLLIVPRSSDRLNDRYGHLAVLYVLGAIGLFCSAWLTLPAAQLAALCLVAFSLFSCTAVFWTLPGRFFAGASAAAGIALINSVGNLGGYIGPFVIGTLKELTGSLASGLYFLSGVMVFGLVLTGIVYRVLERRHVLPESEFSASASTHR, encoded by the coding sequence ATGAGCCAGGAAACCGGGCTTATACGTCGCATCACCCTGAAGTTGATTCCCTTCCTGATCCTGCTGTACCTGATCGCCTATGTGGACCGCTCGGCCGTGGGCTTTGCCAAGCTGCACATGGGCGCGGACATCGGCATCGGCGATGCCGCCTACGGGCTGGGCGCCGGCCTGTTCTTCATCGGCTACTTTCTGTTCGAGATCCCCAGCAACCTGATGCTGGAACGTTTCGGGGCACGGCGCTGGTTCGCCCGGATCATGATCACCTGGGGCGCGATCACTATCGGCATGGCTTTCGTGCAAGGGCCTTACAGCTTCTATGTGATGCGCTTCTTGCTGGGCGTGGCGGAAGCGGGGTTCTTTCCCGGCGTGCTGTACTACATCACCCAATGGTTTCCGGTACGCCATCGGGGCAAGATCCTCGGTTTCTTCATCCTCTCGCAACCCATTGCCATGATGATCACAGGGCCGGTGTCCGGCGGGTTGCTGGGCATGGATGGCATTCTCGGGCTGCATGGCTGGCAGTGGCTGTTCATCGTCATCGGGGCTCCGGCGATCCTGCTGACCTGGCCGGTCCTACGCTGGTTGCCGGATGGTCCGCAGCAGGTTGCGTGGATGAGCCAGGCCGAGAAGGACTGGCTGACCGGTGAGTTGAACAACGACCTGCAAACCTATGGCCAGACCCGCCATGGCAATCCCTTGCACGCCCTCAAGGACAAGCGGGTGTTGCTGCTGGCGCTGTTCTATCTGCCGGTAACCCTGAGCATCTATGGCCTTGGCCTGTGGCTGCCGACCCTGATCAAGCAGTTCGGCGGCAGCGACCTGACTACCGGTTTCGTTTCCTCGGTGCCTTACATCTTCGGAATCATCGGCCTGCTGATCGTGCCCCGCAGTTCCGACCGTCTCAACGACCGTTACGGACACCTGGCCGTACTCTATGTGCTGGGCGCCATCGGCCTGTTCTGCAGTGCCTGGCTGACCTTGCCGGCAGCGCAACTGGCAGCGTTGTGTCTGGTGGCGTTCTCGCTGTTTTCCTGCACGGCGGTCTTCTGGACCCTGCCGGGCCGTTTCTTTGCCGGTGCCAGTGCGGCTGCCGGTATTGCGCTGATCAACTCGGTGGGCAATCTGGGCGGCTACATCGGCCCGTTCGTCATCGGGACCCTGAAAGAACTCACCGGCAGCCTGGCCTCGGGTCTGTACTTCCTGTCAGGCGTCATGGTGTTCGGGCTGGTGCTGACCGGCATTGTCTATCGCGTACTGGAGCGCAGGCACGTGTTGCCTGAGTCCGAGTTCTCGGCAAGCGCTTCCACCCATCGTTGA